The following are encoded in a window of Cydia strobilella chromosome 1, ilCydStro3.1, whole genome shotgun sequence genomic DNA:
- the LOC134741728 gene encoding uncharacterized protein LOC134741728 isoform X3, translated as MVSEIAVGSSFPHKAKDGSYIVPINNLIKRSVSTLKDIDNNMHKETSPETFKSIQKISRSNSIHKDHVQLKITRDVDQLNTTDMIDKPSEYQSSQIATSIHDLIGLNKDKIRAKPISPYRQTTHYQQPNLTKSKESNIVATESSFSEKGTSPLYVDMSFYSYINDNKQRVVQSQSPLIDKQKPNDGTVTIAKTLIRHGNEIRIPVDNENDISLNILDKDVRVEKRNSIIGLPIYQTHREKPVVVTSFPWGYLVDTRGRKAMVIYSSLLCGAFGILSAFMPELISFTTCKFLASICMACPAAAPYTFIGEILPQKHRDLALSITNAMQTLGSALVPLLAWGIIPLPFRADVGVYTFRSWRVLVIVYSSFFIVAAFLMSFGPESPKYLVLQGRYDEALAVLETMYAANKGKLKAEFPIKELKVAEDSKKEKVGFFTSLKVQSLPLMRPPYAKWMALNGFLLFGVFST; from the exons ATGGTGTCAGAAATAGCTGTTGGCAGTAGTTTTCCTCATAAAGCAAAGGACGGCAGTTATATTGTACCAATAAATAACTTAATCAAGCGTTCCGTATCAACATTAAAAGACATTGATAACAACATGCACAAGGAAACGAGCCCAGAAACATTCAAGTCTATACAAAAAATAAGTCGGTCTAATTCCATTCACAAGGACCACGTTCAGTTAAAGATAACTAGAGATGTAGATCAGTTAAACACAACTGATATGATTGACAAACCTAGTGAATACCAATCGTCTCAAATTGCGACCTCCATACATGATTTAATCGGGTTGAACAAGGATAAAATTAGAGCAAAACCTATTAGTCCTTATAGGCAGACCACGCATTATCAACAACCCAATCTAACCAAATCAAAAGAATCCAATATTGTTGCAACAGAATCATCTTTTTCAGAAAAAGGTACAAGTCCACTTTATGTAGATATGTCGTTTTATAGTTATATCAACGACAACAAACAAAGGGTTGTTCAATCTCAAAGTCCACTTATTGACAAACAAAAGCCTAATGACGGCACAGTCACTATAGCAAAAACATTAATACGACATGGAAATGAAATAAGAATACCTGTGGACAACGAAAATGATATATCTTTAAACATTTTGGACAAAGACGTAAGAGTGGAAAAAAGGAACAGTATTATCGGATTGCCAATATATCAAACTCATCGTGAAAAac CGGTTGTCGTGACTTCGTTCCCTTGGGGCTACCTCGTTGACACGCGAGGCCGTAAGGCAATGGTCATCTACAGCTCCCTTCTTTGCGGAGCCTTCGGAATACTTTCGGCCTTCATGCCCGAGCTCATTAGCTTTACCACATGCAAGTTCCTCGCATCAATATG TATGGCATGTCCAGCAGCAGCACCATACACTTTCATCGGCGAGATTCTTCCCCAGAAACATAGGGACTTGGCTCTCTCCATCACGAACGCTATGCAGACCCTTGGATCCGCCTTAGTACCTT TACTAGCGTGGGGCATCATTCCGCTGCCCTTCAGAGCTGATGTTGGCGTGTACACATTTCGCTCGTGGCGAGTTCTAGTTATCGTGTATTCCTCGTTCTTCATCGTAGCCGCCTTCCTGATGTCATTTGGCCCCGAGAGCCCCAAGTATTTGGTTTTACAAGGGAGATATGACGAGGCTCTAGCAGTTCTAGAGACAATGTACGCTGCGAATAAAGGAAAGTTGAAGGCGGAATTTCCG ATCAAGGAGCTTAAAGTTGCTGAAGACTCTAAGAAAGAAAAAGTCGGTTTTTTCACCTCACTTAAGGTTCAGTCCTTGCCTCTAATGAGACCACCATACGCAAAATGGATGGCTCTGAATGGCTTCCTACTATTCGGAGTGTTTTCtacgtaa
- the LOC134747151 gene encoding uncharacterized protein LOC134747151, whose product MDEDLILREIVKSLAFEIEAVNQDNVLTWTTTNGTPLNVKVRVRNKDEPRLIRKGVIPVPTIGITAPEKLRLISSDQTILSFNVHLDGESEKEPKRHNGLKLFNIGNCLGTYSDDEGPYLPSSSEQNAVESDRCSKSASGIKRVSPVLSSINTVTHTQKRFFGKCKPGGCLDPPFDEPNYAYSLPKADRQENLQVECNKLDDNKDVCEPGGCLDPSFSQDKYSYIISKTHQPVKLELTPQSTTDEKQILSNKSSEERPKTLDKETIKEEDDSKKLMDIYATTPRQNSLEAKYSHSIITYPTDVSSNETLCDQIPPKKLSIKSNDDEAQKQSYDYPVSYFVPPKDVMRYKEEERRYSRRLSSVTIDKSSKSTAHDKVGKTKSMDHDYIPQYVTPSKDIQKEKIKPDYTDDATFKNDYSKQIDIVRIEQDNTILDIPSHAATNSKKVGSYENSLDKERASKYLRSTESNPNKNENEYLVSRQQMVSPIDNQKLYYEKTKNPEENIGKENVKTKQDKPIVVRAEIGSKDPLKDTLLQSEVGYITGTQTADSVDAKKDVLDIYLTKQSTLKTENSEFPNTHSAIKNDSKLNFGSNNTDDISKISLVAEATIPLLATATLALSRKQSLQFNDKLNIRLDSSVTDKNIASLNKMCLEDLLKNSTEQKLENLEKEPQNLSPQSISSSENNEFDVSSEHSIDSKQELSNNVETCNPENTLGHKEKRRLLAESMNFTSTNNVIVGKNILKDDYIKSDLESEKRRTSAIFQKKALSVNHDLDMEYDDINKTGPLKRNTFTVIASDTSIQKCEEIEEIPENVTDVYFKTTDISKFSSPNLTKNNTVITDINNKKLESEIISTPRISQPGKVKDFHLKVSADTKIDSRKKELESAFYTDVDGSLLHTHSENFTNMNQTINQTKPNTTSNENEINTDLLSNRLPTHVRNIDTNIVETVQSPLKIESETTNANYKEMELLHKPESIQDFYLISKNAKSLDIETKDMERSSESVKDSLQKTTPDNIQDLHAKLSVSDESAVKTANVFLAKRESDNILNTDSNISEPKNNTDNLQSKMMTDSKFVADSTTENLPENARDLYPEINLDDNSASFTKNLEQPELRGIKDIKLKNGNELISDDMDASQKHLTNNLHTENGKYFSVDSASDRIEVVNIYDNSNGNEKNVVVPELVQDINDKKEQKDFDYKELEKKTEKKRVLT is encoded by the exons ATGGATGAAGACCTAATTCTACGCGAAATAGTTAAAAGTCTGGCGTTTGAAATAGAGGCTGTAAACCAAGATAATGTCTTAACATGGACTACTACCAACGGCACACCACTCAATGTTAAAGTGAGAGTGAGGAATAAAGATGAGCCAAGACTGATCCGAAAAGGTGTTATACCTGTTCCAACAATTGGCATTACCGCACCCGAAAAACTCAGGCTTATTTCTAGCGATCAGACCATTCTGTCATTCAACGTTCACTTGGATGGTGAATCAGAAAAAGAGCCAAAACGTCACAATggtttaaaactatttaacatTG gaaactgCCTAGGAACATATAGCGATGATGAAGGACCCTATTTACCGAGTTCTTCTGAACAAAATGCCGTGGAAAGTGACCGTTGCAGCAAATCGGCCAGCGGCATTAAAAGGGTGTCGCCAGTTCTCAGCTCTATAAACACAGTTACTCACACtcaaaaaagattttttggCAAATGCAAACCag GAGGATGCCTTGATCCACCCTTCGATGAACCCAATTATGCTTATAGCCTTCCAAAAGCAGATCGTCAAGAAAACCTACAAGTTGAATGTAATAAGCTGGACGATaataaagatgtttgtgaaccaG GTGGATGCCTCGACCCATCGTTTAGTCAAGATAAATATTCCTACATTATTTCAAAAACGCATCAACCAGTGAAACTTGAATTGACACCGCAATCTACTACGGACGAAAAACAAATACTCAGTaacaaatcttcggaagaacgtCCTAAAACACTAGATAAGGAAACAATAAAGGAAGAAGATGATTCTAAAAAACTTATGGATATTTATGCAACAACTCCGAGACAAAACTCACTGGAGGCAAAATATTCCCATTCTATTATAACATATCCCACTGATGTGTCTTCTAATGAAACGCTATGTGATCAAATTCCGCCTAAAAAACTATCAATAAAAAGCAATGATGATGAAGCACAAAAGCAAAGTTATGATTATCCAGTATCATATTTTGTTCCTCCAAAAGATGTTATGAGATATAAAGAGGAAGAACGTAGATATAGTAGGAGGCTTTCGTCTGTCACAATTGACAAAAGCAGTAAAAGTACAGCCCATGATAAGGTAGGTAAAACAAAAAGTATGGACCATGATTATATTCCTCAGTATGTGACACCTTCAAAAGATATACAGAAAGAGAAAATTAAACCAGATTATACTGATGATGCTACTTTTAAAAATGACTATAGTAAACAAATCGACATTGTGAGAATTGAACAAGACAACACTATTTTGGACATTCCATCACATGCTGCCACAAATTCCAAAAAAGTGGGCAGTTATGAAAATTCTCTTGATAAAGAACGTGCATCAAAATATCTAAGGTCCACTGAAAGTAATCCTAACAAGAATGAAAACGAGTATCTTGTATCACGACAACAAATGGTATCACCAATCGACAATCAGAAATTATAttatgaaaaaactaaaaacccTGAAGAAAACATTGGTAAAGAAAATGTAAAGACAAAACAAGATAAGCCAATAGTCGTAAGAGCTGAGATAGGAAGTAAAGATCCGTTAAAAGATACATTACTTCAGTCAGAAGTTGGTTACATTACTGGTACACAAACCGCAGACAGTGTCGATGCAAAAAAAGATGTGCTAGATATATATCTGACAAAACAATCAACGCTGAAAACAGAAAATTCTGAATTCCCAAATACACATAGCGCTATAAAAAACGATAGCAAATTGAATTTTGGTAGTAATAATACTGATGATATATCGAAAATATCCCTAGTTGCCGAAGCAACAATACCTCTTTTAGCGACAGCTACATTGGCTTTATCTAGGAAACAATCATTACAATTTAATGACAAACTAAACATCAGATTAGATAGTTCGGTGACTGACAAAAACATAGcttcattaaataaaatgtgtttagaAGATTTGCTCAAAAATTCTACTGAACAAAAACTTGAGAATCTTGAAAAAGAACCACAAAATTTATCGCCGCAAAGTATTTCAAGTAGTGAAAATAATGAATTTGATGTATCTTCCGAACACAGTATAGATTCTAAGCAAGAACTTTCAAATAACGTGGAAACTTGTAACCCAGAAAACACATTAGGTCACAAAGAAAAACGAAGGTTATTAGCTGAAAGCATGAACTTTACAAGTACAAATAATGTCATAGttggcaaaaatattttgaaagatGATTATATTAAGTCAGACCTAGAATCAGAAAAAAGAAGAACTAGCGCAATTTTTCAGAAAAAGGCTTTATCGGTGAATCATGACTTGGATATGGAGTACGATGATATTAATAAAACAGGACCACTTAAACGTAATACGTTTACTGTTATTGCATCAGATACCTCAATACAAAAATGCGAAGAGATTGAAGAAATACCAGAAAACGTGACagatgtttattttaaaactaccgaTATATCTAAATTTAGCTCTcctaatttaactaaaaataacacaGTTATTAcagatataaataacaaaaaactagAATCTGAGATAATTTCAACCCCGAGAATCAGCCAGCCAGGAAAAGTGAAAGATTTCCATTTAAAAGTCAGTGCTGATACTAAGATAGATTCACGCAAGAAAGAATTAGAAAGTGCATTTTACACTGATGTTGACGGAAGTTTATTACATACACACTCAGAAAATTTTACTAATATGAACCAAACTATTAATCAAACAAAACCCAATACGACATCAAAcgaaaacgaaataaatactGATCTATTAAGTAATCGTTTACCAACACATGTTAGAAATATAGATACAAACATTGTTGAAACTGTCCAAAGCCCGCTCAAAATAGAAAGTGAAACCACCAATGCAAATTACAAGGAGATGGAATTGTTACATAAACCAGAAAGTATACAGGACTTTTATCTAATCAGTAAAAACGCAAAATCTTTAGATATTGAGACAAAAGATATGGAAAGATCCAGCGAGTCCGTAAAAGATTCATTACAAAAAACTACACCTGATAATATACAAGATTTGCATGCAAAACTTTCTGTTAGTGATGAATCAGCTGTAAAAACAGCAAATGTATTTTTAGCCAAAAGAGAATCGGATAATATATTGAATACTGACTCTAACATATCTGAACCAAAAAATAATACGGATAATTTGCAGTCAAAAATGATGACCGATAGCAAATTCGTTGCTGATTCAACTACGGAAAATTTACCAGAAAATGCAAGAGATCTGTATCCTGAAATTAACCTTGATGATAATTCTGCATCATTTACTAAAAACCTCGAGCAACCCGAACTAAGGGGTATAAAAGACATCAAACTGAAAAATGGAAATGAACTTATTAGCGATGATATGGATGCATCTCAAAAACatttaacaaataatttacatacgGAGAATGGTAAATATTTTTCCGTTGACTCTGCAAGCGATAGGATAGAAGTTGTTAACATATATGACAACTCGAATGGCAATGAAAAGAACGTGGTTGTACCTGAACTTGTTCAGgatataaatgataaaaaagaaCAGAAGGATTTCGATTATAAAGAGCTGGAAAAG AAGACAGAGAAGAAGAGGGTATTAACGTAA